The DNA segment GCAGGATTCAATCACGTGGATTTAGCAAAAGCAGCTGAACTGGATATGAAGGTGGCACGTGTTCCAGCCTATTCCCCTTATGCCATTGCAGAGCATACAATGGCGCTCATACTTGCATTAAACCGAAAATTGATTAAAGCACACAACAGGGTTCGTGACCAGAATTTCTCATTGAACGGTCTTACCGGTTTCGACCTCAATGGAAAAACCGTCGGCGTTATCGGGACTGGAAAAATTGGGTCTGTATTGGTAAAAATACTACACGGTTTTGGTTGTAAAATACTTGTTCAGGATGTCATTGAGGATGAAAATTTAATCAAGTTTTACAATGTAATCTATACCAATTGTGAAACTATTTGTAAGCAGTCCGATATCATAAGCTTACACGTACCACTAACGTCTTCAACGAAACACTTGATTGATGCAAAACATATTTCATTAATGAAGCAAGGCGTAATGCTTATCAATACAAGTCGTGGTGGATTGGTCGATACCAAAGCTGTTATCGAAGGATTGAAAACTAAAAAAATTGGGTATTTCGGAATAGATGTGTATGAGGAAGAAGAAGGATTGTTCTTTGAAGACCATTCCGATGACATTTTGCAAGACGATGTCATTGCACGCTTAATGACTTTTAATAATGTTTTAATTACCAGTCATCAGGCCTTTTTAACCGAAACTGCATTGACAAATATTGCTGAAACCACAATATATAATCTGGATTGTTTTGAAAAAGGCAAAGTTTCAGGAAACGAAGTTTCTTGATTAAGAAGCAAAAAATAGTAGTAACACTTAAATCTTAAAATTATGAAACGAGTAAAAAATAAAGTAGCCATTGTCACAGGAGGAGCATCTGGTTTGGGAAAATCAAGTGCTAAACTATTGGCACGAGAAGGAGCAAAAATAGTCGTGTCCGATATAGACGAAGAAGGTGGTAAAAAAGTAGTTCAACAAATAAAAGAAGACGGTGGTGAGGCCATATTCATTAAACAAGATGTTGCCAAAGAAGATGAATGGAAAAACGTTATTGAAACTACCCTTGAAACTTATGGGAAATTACACATTTTAGCAAATTCTGCTGGAATAGGGCTCGGAGGAACAGTTGAAGATGTAACCCTTGAAGATTGGAAAAACCTTATAGATATAAACCTAAATGGCACTTTTTTAGGCACCAAATATGGTATAAAAGGTATGAGGAAAACAGATGAAGGTGGTTCCATCATTAACTTCTCTTCCATTGAAGGACTTATCGGTGACCCCAATTTACCTGCGTATAACGCAAGTAAAGGCGGTGTTACCATTTTCACTAAATCTGCCGCCCTACATTGTGCTAAACAAGGCTATGGCATCCGTATCAATTCTATCCATCCTGCTTATATCTGGACCCCAATGGTAGAGAATTTTCTCAAGGCTCAAGGTGACGTAGAAGAAGGCAAAAAACAATTGGAAAGTTTACATCCAATTGGTCATTTGGGAGAACCTGACGATATAGGGTACGGAGTTGTATATCTGGCCTCTGATGAATCCAAATTTATGACCGGTTCCGAACTGGTTATCGATGGTGGCTATACCGCCCAATAAGAAAAACAATAAAACTAAAATTATGAAAAACATACTCGTACCTACCGATTTCTCGAAAAACTGCACTAAAGCAGCAAATCTTGGTATCGAAATAGCCAAACTATACGATGCAGAGATACACTTTTTACATCAAATGACTACCCCTGTTGATTGGGTAAAACTGGATAAACAAAAAGAAAAAAGGTATCCCGAAACTTTAAAGGAAATTGGAGTCGTTAAATCAAAATTGCGGGAACTGGAAAAAAAGGCTGAGCACGAAGGTCTTAAATGTCGAACTTTTCTTCAATTTGATTCGGGACAGAAAGATATTTTAGAACATTCTGGTCATTTCCATCACGATTTCATCGTTACCGGCAGCAGTGGAACCAAAGGTGTCATTAGAGAAATTACGGGTAGTAATGTTGAAAAAATAGTTCGAAAAGCCAATGCACCCATTATCGTTGTCAAAGAAGAGGATGTAACGTTTCCCTTCAAGGACATTCTATTTGTTTCTTCTTTTGAAGAGGATGTCACGCATCCATTTCAAGAAATCTTGTCAATAGCCAAAAAATGCGATGCTAAAATCCATTTGTTACGAGTAAACACAGAAACTGACTTTAATAGCATAGAGCTTGGCTTAAATCCTGTAAAGGAATTTCTTGAAAAATTCCCCAATCTGAAGAACTTCTCAATGAGCGTCCATAATGAGTCTTCCGTAGAGGCAGGCATCAATACATTTTTAAAACATCAGCCCGCAGATTTAATTGCAATGAGCACCCACGGAAAAACGGGATTTTTGAGCCTATTTTCAAAAAGTATTGCCGAAGGTGTTACAAACCATTCTTCTCTACCTGTAATGACCATACATATTAAAAAATGAAAAATCCAATCAAAATAGTAAAGTATTCAGGTGATGTGGTAGCCTTTGATGTAGATAAGCTTATCAATTCCTTAAGGCGTTCACAAGCGAGCGAAGAATTAATTCAGCAAATAGTTGAACAAGTCGAAGGTCAACTCTATGATGGAATTACCACAAAAAAAATCTATCAGATGGCATTTAAAATGCTTAAGCGTAAATCTCGTGTAAGTGCCTCAAAATACAAGCTAAAAAAAGCGATAATGGAATTAGGGCCATCAGGATTTCCTTTTGAAAAATTTGTTGGTAAGATTTTAGAGATGGAAGGCTTTAGCACAAATGTGGGAGTTATTGTTCAAGGTAATTGTGTACAGCACGAAGTTGATGTTATCGCCCAAAAAGAAAACAAACACTATATGATTGAATGCAAATACCATAGCGACCAAGGCAGATTTTGTAATGTAAAAATCCCATTATATATCCATTCACGGTTTTTGGACGTAGAAAAGCAATGGGAACACCAAAAAGGTCACGAGGCTAAACTTCATAAAGGAGCTGTGTACACCAATACGCGTTTCACAACCGATGCCATTCAGTACGGGAAATGTGTTGGAATGCTTTTAAGCAGTTGGGATTATCCAAGAGGAAATGGTCTCAAGGACAGAATAGATAAATCTGGGCTACATCCCTTAACCGCTTTAACAACACTTACTAAAGCTGAAAAAACAAAATTATTAGATGAAGGCATCGTACTCTGTAAAGAGCTTCACGAAACCCCAAAAATTTTAGAACAAGTAGGAGTGCCAAAATCAAGACACAAAAAGGTTCTCGAAGATTCAAGAGAATTATGTGGAATTCATTAGAGCACTACTTAAATTTTTAATCTAAATAAATAGGACAAATGAAAACAGAAGAACTGAAAGAACAGAACCGTATAGATTTAGAGCCATTTTACCAAGCATTGGAAGATGATTCTAAACTACTTGAAGAAGCCCTCGAAATATTATTGGGTATGGTACACTTCGAGCCTAAATCCGTAAAGAAGTTGGCACTCGTAATAAAAGAGGATTCCCGCAATCTATATAACGAAATAGCGGAATTGAGCAAATCGAACCAAGACAAAGGAAATACGCCTTCCTGTTGTGGTGGACATTAATAAATACTATAACGATGAAAAACAAAAAAATAAACATCCACTTTTTGGGAGCGGCAGGCACCGTGACTGGCTCAAAATATTTGGTGGATACAGGAGATAGAAAGATACTTATAGACTGTGGCCTCTTCCAAGGGTTAAAGGAATTACGCCTTAAAAACTGGGAGTACCCACCTGTTAATGTAGGTGATATTGATGCTGTTTTGCTTACCCACGGTCATATGGACCATACAGGTTATTTACCCAGATTGGTAAAACAAGGCTTCAATGGTCCCATTTATGGTACGAATCCTACTTTGGACATTGCAAAAATCATTTTGAATGATAGTGCAAAAATACAGGAGCAAGAAGCCGAACGTGCCAATAAGGAAGGCTATTCCAAACATAGTCCCGCAGAACCATTATACGATTTAAAGGATGTAGAAAAAACTATCCCACACTTTAAAGGAATTCCACAATCACAATGGATTCTGTTATTTGATGGTATTAGGGCTCGCTTCCAATACAACGGACATATTCTGGGTGCAACCTATATTGAGTTGGATGTGCACGGAAAACGTTTTGTCTTTTCAGGAGACATTGGTAGAACCAATGATTTATTGCTCTATCCACCCCTTAAACCAAAAAAAGCGGATGTGCTTTTCATTGAATCCACTTATGGTGGAAGGTTTCATCCCGATGAAATAGAAGCACTTCCACATATTGAAAAATTAGTAAATGATACCATCAACAGAGATGGTAGCTTATTTGTCCCAAGCTT comes from the Marixanthomonas ophiurae genome and includes:
- a CDS encoding 2-hydroxyacid dehydrogenase, with translation MKTTVFSTHKFEEPYLVKANDGKHQLKLLESRLTQETAILATGSKAVSLFTGDDASAHILEKFNAFGIKYIALRSAGFNHVDLAKAAELDMKVARVPAYSPYAIAEHTMALILALNRKLIKAHNRVRDQNFSLNGLTGFDLNGKTVGVIGTGKIGSVLVKILHGFGCKILVQDVIEDENLIKFYNVIYTNCETICKQSDIISLHVPLTSSTKHLIDAKHISLMKQGVMLINTSRGGLVDTKAVIEGLKTKKIGYFGIDVYEEEEGLFFEDHSDDILQDDVIARLMTFNNVLITSHQAFLTETALTNIAETTIYNLDCFEKGKVSGNEVS
- a CDS encoding SDR family oxidoreductase is translated as MKRVKNKVAIVTGGASGLGKSSAKLLAREGAKIVVSDIDEEGGKKVVQQIKEDGGEAIFIKQDVAKEDEWKNVIETTLETYGKLHILANSAGIGLGGTVEDVTLEDWKNLIDINLNGTFLGTKYGIKGMRKTDEGGSIINFSSIEGLIGDPNLPAYNASKGGVTIFTKSAALHCAKQGYGIRINSIHPAYIWTPMVENFLKAQGDVEEGKKQLESLHPIGHLGEPDDIGYGVVYLASDESKFMTGSELVIDGGYTAQ
- a CDS encoding universal stress protein, encoding MKNILVPTDFSKNCTKAANLGIEIAKLYDAEIHFLHQMTTPVDWVKLDKQKEKRYPETLKEIGVVKSKLRELEKKAEHEGLKCRTFLQFDSGQKDILEHSGHFHHDFIVTGSSGTKGVIREITGSNVEKIVRKANAPIIVVKEEDVTFPFKDILFVSSFEEDVTHPFQEILSIAKKCDAKIHLLRVNTETDFNSIELGLNPVKEFLEKFPNLKNFSMSVHNESSVEAGINTFLKHQPADLIAMSTHGKTGFLSLFSKSIAEGVTNHSSLPVMTIHIKK
- a CDS encoding ATP cone domain-containing protein, which codes for MKNPIKIVKYSGDVVAFDVDKLINSLRRSQASEELIQQIVEQVEGQLYDGITTKKIYQMAFKMLKRKSRVSASKYKLKKAIMELGPSGFPFEKFVGKILEMEGFSTNVGVIVQGNCVQHEVDVIAQKENKHYMIECKYHSDQGRFCNVKIPLYIHSRFLDVEKQWEHQKGHEAKLHKGAVYTNTRFTTDAIQYGKCVGMLLSSWDYPRGNGLKDRIDKSGLHPLTALTTLTKAEKTKLLDEGIVLCKELHETPKILEQVGVPKSRHKKVLEDSRELCGIH
- a CDS encoding MBL fold metallo-hydrolase RNA specificity domain-containing protein; the encoded protein is MKNKKINIHFLGAAGTVTGSKYLVDTGDRKILIDCGLFQGLKELRLKNWEYPPVNVGDIDAVLLTHGHMDHTGYLPRLVKQGFNGPIYGTNPTLDIAKIILNDSAKIQEQEAERANKEGYSKHSPAEPLYDLKDVEKTIPHFKGIPQSQWILLFDGIRARFQYNGHILGATYIELDVHGKRFVFSGDIGRTNDLLLYPPLKPKKADVLFIESTYGGRFHPDEIEALPHIEKLVNDTINRDGSLFVPSFSVERAQLMMLIFWKLLKEKKIPRVQMIMDSPMGANVLELFHRTRDWHRLEDNECDEMCSHFTVVSSYRETMEIRTDNKPKIVIAGSGMLTGGRMLNYLETQAQNPNNTLLFVGYQAEGTRGRKLLEGEKELKVYGKWVPFKMQVAEIEGLSAHADHAELMDWMDSIKNKPERIFIIHGEKESAEALQKGIKETYGWDAEIPQLYTIEEIE